Proteins encoded together in one Oligoflexia bacterium window:
- a CDS encoding ABC transporter permease, with product MIRLQGFKTMWRDMITFPKLGIGAYRVWYRDFFYFKKFFIASIFWSFTEPLLYIVAFGYGLGFFVGKIDGVPYLMFLAPAILCTTAMQGAVFESTYSSFTKLRVQKTYETIMMTPVSVEEVVAGEIFWGASKAFFGVLGVMTVFLVLGMIHHWQAWLALPVLLLLAWCISAMSMVVTSYARDYDSFTYFFSIVVTPMSLLAGTFFPLSQLPKWAQAMAWVLPLTHGVKVSRELFLGRWDHSLWINLLILVIMAILFTNWSIGQTRRRLVY from the coding sequence TTTTAAAACCATGTGGAGAGATATGATAACATTTCCTAAATTAGGAATCGGCGCATATCGTGTTTGGTACAGAGATTTTTTCTATTTCAAAAAATTTTTCATAGCCTCTATCTTTTGGAGTTTCACTGAACCTTTACTTTACATTGTGGCTTTTGGTTATGGCCTTGGGTTTTTTGTCGGTAAAATTGATGGGGTTCCGTATTTGATGTTTTTAGCACCAGCAATTCTATGCACAACAGCAATGCAAGGTGCTGTTTTTGAATCTACTTATTCAAGCTTCACAAAATTACGTGTTCAAAAAACATATGAAACAATAATGATGACCCCCGTTTCTGTAGAAGAAGTTGTAGCTGGAGAAATTTTTTGGGGTGCGAGCAAAGCTTTTTTTGGTGTTTTAGGTGTTATGACCGTATTTTTGGTTTTAGGAATGATACATCACTGGCAAGCGTGGCTTGCACTTCCTGTTTTACTATTACTTGCCTGGTGTATTAGCGCTATGTCGATGGTTGTAACAAGTTATGCTCGTGATTATGATTCATTTACTTATTTTTTCTCAATCGTTGTCACTCCCATGTCACTCCTTGCCGGAACATTTTTTCCATTATCGCAATTGCCAAAATGGGCACAAGCCATGGCGTGGGTATTGCCACTCACTCACGGCGTAAAAGTTTCTCGAGAACTTTTCTTAGGTCGTTGGGATCATTCGCTGTGGATCAATCTATTAATTTTAGTAATCATGGCCATTTTGTTTACAAACTGGTCCATCGGTCAAACCCGCCGCCGCCTTGTTTATTAA